The sequence agcagcgctagaggaattaaagacacacacacagaagtatagaggtgtgaagtagggaatcaggggtctcacagccttcagagctgagagccccgagCAGAgatttactcacatatttattaacagcaaaccagtcattagcattgtttctatagatactaaattaactaaaagtatcccttatgggaaacgaagggatgggctgaattaaatgaataggttgggctagttaactgcagcaggaacaccCCGTTAAGACACAGTTCGCTCATGCTAATTgcttgtggcttaagaatgccttaaACGGTTTTCCGCCCTACgggggccaggtgttccttgtcCTCATTCCCATAAACCCACAACTTTCCAGCTTGGGCATTAGGGCCATTATGGACATGCCatagtgctgcagagattttgtttatggccagtttttggggggggcttgctcccaacagttgttttttgggggtggtttttgtttttgttttgttttgttttatttgtttgtttgtttttgagacagactcactgtcgcccatgctggagggcagtggtgcgatctcagctcactgcaacttccaccttcaaGGGTTCAAgaggtcttcctgcctcagcctcccaaatagctgggattacaagtgtgcgccaccacacccggctaatttttgtatttttagtagagatgggatttcaccatgttggccagtctggtctcaaactcctggcctcaagtgatccactcgcctcaacctccctaaatggtgggatcacaggtgtgagccactgcacccagccaagaatagTTTCTTTTTATAGGGAGGGGATAGGATAATGTTTATGTCATAGTGAGAATGATCTAGTAGAAATAAAATCTTGAGGGTTTGGTTTTGGCAGAAAATGGAAAGGACAAATGCAGGGGGAAGGTTTGTGGGAAGGTGAGAGGGCATCCCCGGCCCATGTAGGGAGGGAAATTATTGGAAAGAACAAGAAGTCTTTATTCACAGTGACAGAGGCAGGTAGACTGAGGGTCAGGGGAGAAAAGGTTGAAAATTTCACATCTAGTTATTACCATTTTCTCATTATGTCAGTCAACGGCATCTGCTGGGAGTGGGAAAAACTCAGTAAATGAGGTATTTTTTGGAGAAAGCAGGACTGAAATAATTAAGGTGTGGGATAGCAAGCGCACTGGAGAAGTAGAGTAACCTAATGAGGAACTGCTGAGTTTTCATTTGACATCTATGGTCATAAATTCAATTGCAACCCTCAATAATCGTgcaagtcacttcccctctctgagctgtACTTTCCTACATATTATGCAAGGACGGCACTTGTCCCAAAGCAAGGATGTTGTAATCAGAGATGATAAAATatacagtgactggcacatattAAGGACTCACCAAATAGTAGCCCTCATAATCAGTACAGGTATCACCTGTGGTTCACGGTTCTTCTCCTTATGTTACAACTAGGGTGGACCCAAAACTTTGCAATTTTTGCCTTGTTAATCTGTCCCCACCTGTCATTTCATAATCATCCTTCCTTGTTGTAtcaacattttttgttgttgttgttttgagacggagtctcgctcttttgcccaggctggagtacagtggcacaatctgggctcactgcaacctctacctcccggactcaagtgattctcctgcctcagccccccaagtagctgggattataggcaaccgccaccatgcccagctaattttcatatttttagtagagacagggtttcaccatgttggccaggctggtttcgaactcgtgacctcaagtgatccacctgtcttggcctcccaaagtgctaggattacaggtgtgagccaccatgcccagcctgtatcaacattttaaaatgaatttgagaTTATGGATAGATCATGTCTTCTAAGTGCCTCATAGAATGTTTGGAGGGTGGATAGAGAAAATCTGAGTCTGTTGAGGAACTATGGGGTGGAAAAGGGTTAACAGCACAATTCTGTTGTAATCAATCTGGCTGAGCTCCAATTCTGGCTCTACCTCTTTCTACCTGGGAACGTTGAACAATTAACATAGCCCATCTAAGCCCATCTTAACTTCCTTGTCTGTACAATGGTTATACTAAttattaggttgctgcaaaagtaattgctgtttttgctattattttcaatggcaaaagccgcagttacttttgcaccaacctaatatcacTAAGATTAGTCAATATTCACCGTGTCTCAGGGTGTGCTCAGTGCTTACAAATATTAACACAGCCCATCCACACATCCTGTGAGAGGCGTCGTTAGGGCTAAAGGAGCTCTTGGCATGTGGGTAATGTTCATACGTAGAAGCAACTATTGCTCTGAGCATCGTTCTTGTCCTGACCTTGAGCTTCATAATGGATTGAGCCCCAGGACACAGCACACAGCCTGGTGAGGGCCAAGAGTTCCCATTTGTCATAGATGTACTCAGTCTAGCCTAAAAGATTTCCATGTCTATTCTCACTTAATCTTCACCCGAAAGTTAGACTTCACCATAAAATTGTCCTCGTTCTGCAGagcagaaaactgaggcttaaagagatATCACTAAGAACTCATAGTGAGGAGACATCACAGATGAGATTAGAAGAGAGATCTAGCTGACTCCAGagtccagtatttttttttttttaagacagagtctcgctctgtctcccaggctggagtgcagtggcacggctcactgcaacctccgcctcccgggttcaagcaattctcctgcctcagcctcccaagtagctgggactacaggcgcgagccaccaggcccggctaattttttgtattttcagtagagacggggcttcaccatatttcccagggtggtctggaactcctgacctcaggcaatccgcctttcttggcctcccaaagtgttggggttactggcgtgagccactgcacccggccgagcCCAGTATTCTTTATAACAGTGACTCTCAGTTGGGGGTGACTTTGCCTCTGAGGGGACCTTTGACAATGTTTATGGAACCTGTTGATTGTCATTTCTGGAGAAGGAGTTGCTACTGGTATCTGTGGATAGAGGCCAggggtgctgctaaacatcctactgTGTCCAGAACGGTCcgccacaacaaagaattacccagACCCACATGTCAAtggtgccaaggttgagaaaccctgagctACATTAAATAATGTCCCATGGAAGAAGACCTCAGTGAAACTCACTGATAATagcaggaggaaaagaaggaaatcagtGAAAGGAAGAAGGCTAAAAATCATCAGACTGGGGCATAGCCCTATCCTAGTAATCTTGGGGGACCCCTTTCAAAGGCAGGACTTCCGTATGCAAAGGCAGTGGCTCTGGAGTTGTTCATCTTGGTTTCCATATCTTGCTGCCTCCACTGACTGGCTGGGCATGATGCTGAAAAACTACAGGAGTCCCCAGGCCACGAATTCCCTCGGATGTGACGGCTGTTTCACAATGTTATGAGCATTAGATATGAACAAGTGCTAGGGAATTGCTATTTCTCTTAAAGATGCTGAATAGCCCAGTCTGAGATGATTCTCAAATTCTCATGGCCATAATAAATCATCCTGACTTTTACACAAACAGATTCTAGAGTGAGATTTATGGAtataattgtttttcattttcattgtaaGTTCAGGGGtttatgtgcaggtttgttatataggtaaacttgtatcctggtggtttattgtacagattatttcatcactgaggtattaagcctaatacccaccacttatttttcctgatcctgtccctcttcccaccctccaccttctggtaggccccagtgtttTCCTCtttgcgtccatgtgttctcatcatttacctctcatttataagtgagaacatgtggtatttggttttctgttcctgtattagtttgctaaggataatgaatACAATTTTAACAGGCAGCCTGGATGTTTCTGGTAAAGTCCACAGACCACAGCATAAGAAAATGTGCTcaagtgggctgggcgcggtggctcacgcctgtaatcccagcactttgggaggccgaggtgggcagatcacgaggtcaggagatcgagactctgtttcaaggaaaaaaaaaacaaaaaaaaaaaaaacaagaaaatgtgctCAAGTGGCATGGGACTTTGTGTTGAATTGGATACAAAAATTACAGATGTGACCCGGACTAGAGGCAGGCACTAcatgttttggatttttgttcttaaaagaaaaaaaaaaaacaacaaaacttgaTCTGAGAAGTTCTGCAGGTTATATTCTTACAATGTTATTGTCCACAACTCAGTCACATGTCCACTGCTAATGCAATCCCTTGCAAAGTAAAAGGAATTCTCGTTAGTGCTAATTAAACTAGTCAAGATTTACTCCCAACATGGAGAAAGGACACCTTCTCTTCAGGGTGAGTAACTAAACACACGATTGTGGTTTTTTGGGCAGAGAAGAATGGGGAACAGTTGCTGGGTGGGCAACCAGCAATATCTGTCAAGAGTAAGGGTTTGGAAGTCAGACCAAGCTGAACTGAAGTCCTTAATCTATTATCTACTACCTAAGTGACCTTCAACACATTTCACAATTGCCCTGAGCTTTAATTTCTTCTAATGAAAACTAGAAGTAATGAATATTACACAGCTATTACGTAAGCCAAACTGGATCCCATATGTAGTAATTAACACAATGCATAGTCTCTATTACAAGTATTAATATGGCTTATTATTCTCATAGTCTGTATCCCACAGACACCAAAGCTATACAAATCGGTACTGATTATTTGCATTCCAAACAGAGATGAGCTCCACATCAAGCAGGGACAGGAAAAAGCAGAGGGTAGAAAGTAGAGATAGAACTCTCTTTGCTGACTTCCTCTAGTGCAGAATCCTCAGGATATAACATACTACTACATATTACCAGTGACTTCTCAAGATTCTCTTCAACAATAACCTCAAGCTAAACCCTTCAACTTTATCTTGAGTACTAGCGAAGCAATAGGTCAAGGGTTCTCACATCTGTGAGGGTCAGGAGTTGGGAAACTGGAAGAACCTGGGGCTGAAAGAGGTTGCAGAGCTTGCCAGCATGTTTGCATTGAGTGATGGGAGACACAGATGTGAACCTTCTGACTCTGAGTCTTACGCCTTCCTCACAATGCTGAGGCTGCCTATGCTCGATTTTCCGTTGTCCGTACAACATAAGATCAGTATTTTTGCTAGTGGACAGAGCCTTGTAATCCTCTTGGTGAAGTGATCAGCCCGATAAGTGAAGTGCATATTGATAATGATGGGAATATGGAGGACTATCCCTTCCCAAAGGAGCATCCAAGAGAATGCCAATTCCATAGCACCATTGTCAACAAGGCTTAGTAGATAGAGTGGGTCTCCTGGCAGGAGTGGGAGATTTAGTGGAAGTTGATGTGAGCTATAAATACAGATGCTGTAAGATGGTTCCACAGCTGAGAAATGGCCATTGTTGGAATGTTTCAGGTGCGGGCAAGATGGAAACCAACCTCTCCACTCCTCTGAATGAGCATGAAGAAGCGTCCTATGAGTCTGCTGGCTACACTGTTCTGCAGATCCTCCCATTGGTGGTGCTTGGGGTCACCTTTGTCCTCGGGGTCCTGGGCAATGGGCTTGTGATCTGGGTGGCTGGATTCCGGATGACACGCACAGTCACCACCATCTGTTACCTGAACCTGGCCCTGGCTGACTTTTCTTTCACGGCCACATTACCATTCCTCATTGTCTCTATGGCCATGGGAGAAAAATGGCCTTTTGGCTGGTTCCTGTGTAAGTTAATTCACATCGTGGTGGACATCAACCTCTTTGGAAGTGTCTTCTTGATTGGTTTCATTGCACTGGACCGCTGCATTTGTGTCCTGCATCCAGTCTGGGCCCAGAACCACCGCACCGTGAGTCTGGCCATGAAGGTGATCATCGGACCTTGGATTCTTGCCCTAGTCCTTACCTTGCCAGTTTTCCTCTTTTTGACTACAGTAACTATTCCAAATGGGGACACGTACTGTACTTTCAACTTTGCATCCTGGGGTGACACCCCTGAGAAGAGGAAGAATGTAGCCATTACCATGCTGACAGCCAGAGGGATTATCCGGTTTGTCATTGGCTTTAGCATGCCGATGTCCATTGTTGCCATCTGCTATGGGCTCATTGCAGCCAAGATCCACAAAAAGGGCATGATTAAATCCAGCCGTCCCTTACGGGTCCTCACTGCTGTGGTGgcttctttcttcatttgttgGTTCCCCTTTCAACTGGTTGCCCTTCTGAGCACCATTTGGCTCAAAGAGATATTGTTCGAGGGCAAGTACAAAATCATTAATATCCTGGTTAACCCAACGAGCTCCCTCGCCTTCTTCAACAGCTGCCTCAACCCCATGCTGTATGTCTTTGTGGGCCAGGACTTCCGAGAGAGACTGATCCACTCCCTGCCCACCAGTCTGGAGAGGGCCCTGTCTGAGGACTCAGCCCCAACCAATGACACGGCTGCCAGTTCTGCTTCACCTCCTGCAGAGACTGAGTTACAGGCAATGTGAGGATGGGGTCAGGGTTATTTTGAGTTCTGTTGATCCTACCCTAATGCCAGTTCCAGCTTGATCTACCTTTGAGTCATATTGAGGCATTCAAGGATGCACAGTTCAAGTATTTATTCAGGAAAAATGCTTTTGTGTCCCCGATTTGGGGCTAAGAAATAGACAGTCAGGCTACTATAATATTAgtgttatttttggtttttttgactTCTGCCTATACCCAGGTAAGTGGAggtgggaaagagaagagaaagagtggTGGGGATTTGTAAGACTTAGATGAGATAGCTCATAATAAGGGGAAGACTTTAAAGTACAAAGTAGAATGTTTGCTGTAGGGTTTTttttatagctattttaaaaaatcagactatggaagttttcttctatttttagtttgctaagagttttctgtttctttgtcttaCATCATGAATGGACGTTgcattttatcaaatgcattttctacaTGTATTAAGTTGGtcatattcttcttcttcttttatgtaAATCATCATAAATAATGTTCATTAAGTTCTGAATGTTAAACTACTCTTGAATTCCTGGAATAAACCACACTTAGTCCtgatatactttaaatatttatatctcaCAAGAGTTGGTTAGAATTTCTgtgtttatgtttatataaaaatggtTCTGTTATTTCACTTTTTCTACTATCCTTGCTAAGTTTTACATCAAACTTGTAATGGTCTCTTAAAAGGAATTGAGAAGTAATTCCTCTGATTCTGTTTTCTGATGTTATGTCTTcattaaatattcagaaaaactCACCAGTGAAGCCAACTTggtcttgtgttttctttctgggaAGATTTTTAATAACaggtttgttttctttaacaGTCATTAgactcttctgtttttttgttttttcctatctGTCAGTTTTGGTAAACTGTGAGTTTTAAGGAATTTGGCCATTTCATTCAAACTGTCAAACTCATCAGCATGAAATAGTATAATAACtgtttaaaagttataaaacagtatgaaacttggccgggcgcggtggctcatgcctgtaatcccagcactttgggaggctgaggcaggcggatcacctgaggtcaggagttcgagaccagcctggccaccatggtaaaaccccggttctacttaaaatacaaaaattagccaggcatggtggtacacacctgtaattccagctacttgggaggctgaggcaggagaattgtttaaacccgggaggtggaggttgcagtgagccaagatcgtgccattgcactccagcctggggaacaagagtgagactttgtctgaaaaaaaaaaaagcatgaaacttgaaatgctttcttttatttatttattgatttctgatttttgttcttcttcttcttgttatTATCCTAGAGCACAGCCTTTGGAGGTATGATTtcttttaaacaatgaaaatgtaaGCTCTCTGAAGTCAGGGATTTTGGTGTGTATGGTTTGCTGATTGAACCTCATCCTCTATGTGTAAAATACTGTCTGATACGTAATAGacattcattaaatattcattgaataaatgaatcaataaacaaTAGTATCACCTAGGTGTCAAGTGAGAGCTTTTCATATCAAATCAAAATTATCTCCAATCCTCATTACACGAACCAGACCATGTCCAGTAAACACCCATCCTCAAGCACACAATATTTAGAAATTCTCATGTGG comes from Macaca fascicularis isolate 582-1 chromosome 19, T2T-MFA8v1.1 and encodes:
- the FPR2 gene encoding N-formyl peptide receptor 2, which translates into the protein METNLSTPLNEHEEASYESAGYTVLQILPLVVLGVTFVLGVLGNGLVIWVAGFRMTRTVTTICYLNLALADFSFTATLPFLIVSMAMGEKWPFGWFLCKLIHIVVDINLFGSVFLIGFIALDRCICVLHPVWAQNHRTVSLAMKVIIGPWILALVLTLPVFLFLTTVTIPNGDTYCTFNFASWGDTPEKRKNVAITMLTARGIIRFVIGFSMPMSIVAICYGLIAAKIHKKGMIKSSRPLRVLTAVVASFFICWFPFQLVALLSTIWLKEILFEGKYKIINILVNPTSSLAFFNSCLNPMLYVFVGQDFRERLIHSLPTSLERALSEDSAPTNDTAASSASPPAETELQAM